Proteins from a single region of Haemorhous mexicanus isolate bHaeMex1 chromosome 4, bHaeMex1.pri, whole genome shotgun sequence:
- the LOC132327009 gene encoding uncharacterized protein LOC132327009 translates to MEMIKDAKAWKVKWPRRAAHPLLSCEDHFGFEGSPRGLVLPCVCSSPSQLPPALDKYKSIYRKDFCWHDDYHSPIQAHVPAPSYPPLGDLPKCYLPECQPSDLSPRWAGKLEILAEPVHDLSCLSPLPPPAPADETEEGESGQAAQTDVSPYGLHLPPRAAEISLPSPSEGVLEPREPPPSNTITYQQFAQDLYKEVLSNADKYKTKNRSSCILLQDCSDLDWKSIYKQDFEPRRGIHAGLYTEEIRPSPIFPEDFRFNESRWVTEYGDSYSIFLKRLDWSSPISAQWLPFGKDARWTPRWKLAGN, encoded by the exons ATGGAGATGATAAAAGATGCAAAGGCATGGAAGGTGAA GTGGCCCAGAAGAGCAGCTCATCCTCTCCTAAGCTGTGAGGACCATTTTGGGTTTGAAGGTTCCCCCCGAGGCTTAGTGCTGCCTTGTGtttgctcctctccctcccagctgcctcccGCCCTGGACAAGTACAAGAGCATCTATCGCAAGGACTTCTGCTGGCACGACGATTATCACTCGCCCATCCAGGCACACGTACCG GCGCCTTCATACCCTCCTCTGGGAGACCTGCCCAAGTGCTACCTGCCAGAGTGCCAGCCCTCTGACCTGTCCCCAAGATGGGCAGGGAAACTGGAGATTCTTGCCGAGCCCGTGCACGACCTGAGCTGCCTCTCGCCCCttccacctcctgctccagcagatgAAACTGAGG AAGGAGAGTCTGGTCAAGCAGCTCAGACAGATGTGTCTCCATATGGACTCCACTTACCCCCGAGGGCTGCAGAGATCTCCTTGCCAAGCCCATCTGAAG GGGTGTTGGAGCCGAGGGAGCCACCACCCTCAAACACGATCACCTACCAGCAGTTTGCCCAGGATTTGTACAAGGAGGTGCTGTCCAATGCTGATAAATACAAAACCAAGAACCGGAGCTCGTGTATTTTATTGCAAG ACTGCTCTGACCTTGATTGGAAAAGTATCTACAAGCAGGATTTTGAGCCCCGGAGAGGAATCCATGCTGGCCTGTACACAGAGGAGATAAGGCcttctcccattttccctgaGGATTTCCGCTTCAATGA GAGCCGCTGGGTGACTGAGTATGGAGACAGCTACAGCATCTTCCTGAAGAGGCTGGACTGGTCCTCTCCCATCTCTGCCCAGTGGCTGCCCTTCGGGAAGGATGCGCGATGGACGCCGCGATGGAAACTGGCTGGCAACTGA